In Parasphingorhabdus halotolerans, a single window of DNA contains:
- a CDS encoding vWA domain-containing protein, producing MRQYHIFSKALCGLAAIGLVGAPSAPAADARSIARPPVVNPVNCSIFARPQYERQAVSGNRARTGAVRTQPSMAPPPPPPPPPPPPPPPSIAPAPASKAIASGAVAQESRIAPYPYPYPRPQPQPQDQEKYDGKDVASIKRVADEPVSTFAVDVDTGSYSNVRRFLNDGQMPPQAAVRTEEMINYFRYDYPRPTSRDVPFSVSTDISTTPWNEASRLLRIGLRGYDVDSAERPRANLVFLVDVSGSMNSQDKLPLVKSTLSALANELRSDDRVSIVVYSGTVGLLLAPTSNKAHVKEAVDCLYASGSTAGGDALKLAYSTARQNFLKGGINRIIMATDGDFNVGTSNTDELKKIVAKERESGVNLTMLGYGSGNTRDELMEGIANVGNGNYAYIDSAMEAQKVLGEELSSTLFTIAKDVKIQIEFNPEHVKEYRLIGYENRLLAEEDFDNDRIDAGDIGAGHQVTALYEIMPARSSGWLPERRYPANRVVEWQPDFKGEMANVKLRYKLPGGDTSRLISRQIAARDLRNAQKPSGDMAFAIAVAAFGQKLRGDKYLGGFNFSNIDGLAGSGGDFWRQEFRKLNNLAASRSPGSGKS from the coding sequence ATGCGGCAATATCATATTTTTTCAAAAGCACTCTGCGGGCTGGCCGCGATCGGGCTGGTCGGCGCGCCGAGCGCTCCTGCGGCTGATGCGCGCTCTATTGCGCGGCCACCGGTGGTCAATCCAGTCAATTGCAGCATTTTTGCCCGGCCGCAATATGAGCGGCAGGCCGTTAGCGGCAATCGTGCGCGTACGGGCGCGGTCAGGACGCAGCCTTCGATGGCTCCGCCACCTCCGCCTCCGCCTCCGCCGCCGCCACCACCTCCTCCATCAATCGCGCCAGCACCCGCCAGCAAGGCGATTGCCAGCGGCGCGGTGGCGCAGGAAAGCCGGATCGCGCCTTATCCTTACCCCTATCCGCGCCCGCAACCGCAACCGCAGGACCAGGAAAAATATGATGGCAAGGACGTCGCCAGCATCAAGCGGGTGGCCGACGAACCGGTTTCAACCTTTGCCGTGGATGTCGACACCGGCAGCTATTCCAATGTCCGGCGCTTCCTGAATGACGGCCAGATGCCGCCGCAAGCCGCTGTGCGGACAGAGGAAATGATCAACTATTTCCGCTATGATTATCCGCGACCAACGAGCCGCGACGTTCCGTTCAGCGTTTCAACCGATATATCGACAACGCCGTGGAACGAGGCCAGCCGCTTGTTGCGCATCGGCCTGCGCGGTTATGATGTCGACAGCGCCGAGCGGCCCCGCGCCAATCTGGTGTTTCTGGTCGATGTTTCGGGATCGATGAACAGCCAGGACAAATTGCCGCTGGTGAAATCGACGCTAAGCGCGCTCGCCAATGAACTGCGCAGCGATGACCGGGTATCGATTGTCGTCTATTCGGGAACCGTCGGCCTGTTGCTCGCGCCGACCTCGAACAAGGCGCATGTGAAAGAGGCGGTCGATTGCCTCTATGCCAGCGGTTCCACCGCGGGCGGCGATGCGCTGAAGCTTGCTTATTCGACCGCACGGCAGAATTTTCTCAAGGGCGGTATCAACCGGATCATCATGGCCACGGATGGTGATTTCAATGTTGGCACGTCGAACACTGACGAACTGAAAAAGATCGTCGCGAAAGAACGGGAATCGGGCGTAAACCTGACCATGCTCGGCTATGGCAGCGGCAATACCCGCGACGAGCTGATGGAGGGCATCGCCAATGTCGGCAATGGCAATTACGCCTATATCGACAGCGCGATGGAGGCACAGAAGGTCCTCGGCGAAGAGCTGAGCTCGACCCTGTTCACCATCGCCAAGGATGTGAAAATCCAGATTGAGTTTAACCCCGAGCACGTGAAGGAATATCGCCTGATCGGTTATGAAAACCGCCTGCTCGCCGAGGAAGATTTTGACAATGACCGTATCGATGCCGGCGATATTGGCGCAGGCCATCAGGTGACCGCGCTCTACGAGATCATGCCCGCGCGATCATCCGGTTGGCTGCCGGAACGCCGCTATCCGGCAAACCGGGTGGTTGAATGGCAGCCGGATTTTAAGGGTGAGATGGCCAATGTGAAGCTGCGCTACAAATTGCCGGGCGGTGATACATCGCGGTTGATTAGCCGGCAGATCGCTGCACGGGACTTGCGAAACGCGCAAAAACCCAGCGGCGACATGGCTTTTGCCATTGCTGTCGCGGCATTCGGCCAGAAATTACGGGGCGATAAATATCTGGGTGGATTTAACTTCAGCAATATCGACGGGCTGGCTGGCAGCGGTGGTGATTTCTGGCGGCAGGAATTCAGGAAGCTGAACAATCTGGCTGCCAGCAGATCGCCCGGTTCCGGCAAGAGTTGA